Proteins co-encoded in one Polyangiaceae bacterium genomic window:
- the rpmC gene encoding 50S ribosomal protein L29, which translates to MKAKDLRERSTEDLLELKAQLKKDGFGYRMKNHTSQLDDTSLISKARKDIARIELILSERAAAGEGAAS; encoded by the coding sequence ATGAAGGCCAAGGACCTGAGGGAGCGGTCAACGGAAGACCTTCTCGAGCTGAAGGCTCAGCTCAAGAAGGATGGCTTCGGCTACCGCATGAAGAACCACACCAGTCAGCTCGACGACACGAGCCTGATTTCGAAGGCCCGCAAGGACATCGCGCGCATCGAGCTGATCCTCAGCGAGCGTGCAGCGGCGGGTGAAGGAGCAGCCTCGTGA
- the rplV gene encoding 50S ribosomal protein L22, with amino-acid sequence MISEATARFQRISPRKARIIANLVRGRDAAEALQMLEFTPKAAAPIVKKLIASAVANARVSNPSVDADSLFISKVTVDKGPTQHMRRWRPRAMGRATRVEKGVSHIHVELDAR; translated from the coding sequence ATGATCAGTGAAGCTACAGCGAGATTTCAGCGCATCAGTCCGCGTAAAGCGCGGATCATCGCTAACCTCGTCCGCGGGCGAGACGCAGCCGAGGCACTCCAGATGCTGGAGTTCACCCCGAAGGCTGCCGCTCCGATCGTAAAGAAACTGATTGCCAGCGCCGTTGCGAACGCGCGCGTGAGCAATCCGAGCGTCGACGCCGACTCGCTGTTCATCAGCAAGGTGACCGTCGACAAGGGGCCAACCCAGCACATGCGCCGTTGGCGTCCTCGTGCGATGGGTCGGGCAACCCGCGTAGAAAAGGGCGTCAGCCACATCCACGTCGAACTCGACGCGCGCTGA
- the rpsC gene encoding 30S ribosomal protein S3 has translation MGQKTHPYGFRLGVIKTWTSKWYEDKNYKQWLHEDVRIKRAVKDYLYNANVASVEIERAANKAKVIVYTARPGMVIGKGGKGIEILKSGNLDSAQKGETKFPGVQAFTENEVFIDVQEVRKMETNAQLVAENIATQLERRIAFRRAMKKALSTAMKFGAKGVRIRCAGRLGGADMGRIETYREGRVPLHTLRADVDFGLAQAKTTAGIVGVKVWIFKGEVLQRKARRIPQ, from the coding sequence ATGGGACAAAAAACGCATCCGTACGGCTTTCGTCTAGGCGTCATCAAGACGTGGACGAGCAAGTGGTACGAAGACAAGAACTACAAGCAGTGGCTCCATGAGGACGTGCGCATCAAGCGCGCGGTCAAGGACTACCTCTACAACGCCAACGTGGCGTCCGTTGAGATCGAGCGTGCTGCCAACAAGGCCAAGGTCATCGTCTACACCGCTCGCCCCGGAATGGTGATCGGCAAGGGTGGCAAGGGCATCGAGATCCTGAAGAGCGGCAACCTCGACTCGGCCCAGAAGGGCGAGACGAAGTTCCCCGGCGTTCAGGCTTTCACCGAGAACGAGGTCTTCATCGACGTGCAAGAGGTGCGCAAGATGGAGACGAACGCCCAGCTCGTCGCAGAAAACATCGCGACGCAGCTCGAGCGCCGCATCGCTTTCCGCCGGGCAATGAAGAAGGCCCTGAGCACCGCGATGAAGTTCGGCGCCAAGGGCGTGCGCATCCGCTGTGCCGGCCGCCTCGGTGGCGCGGACATGGGGCGTATCGAAACTTACCGCGAGGGCCGCGTGCCCCTGCACACGCTGCGCGCAGATGTCGACTTCGGCTTGGCTCAGGCCAAGACCACTGCCGGCATCGTGGGCGTCAAGGTCTGGATCTTCAAGGGCGAAGTGCTTCAGCGCAAGGCTCGCCGCATCCCCCAGTGA
- the rpsH gene encoding 30S ribosomal protein S8 codes for MVSDPIADMLARIRNAALAHHETTRMPLSKMKKSIAEILKREGYIADVRTEEVLGKPSIILALKYDRDRTPAFRKLRRVSRPGRRVYVGHNEIPRVMSGLGMSILSTSHGLMTDREARSRKVGGELLCEVY; via the coding sequence ATGGTTTCGGATCCCATCGCAGATATGCTGGCACGCATTCGCAATGCTGCCCTCGCGCATCACGAGACGACGCGCATGCCCCTCTCCAAGATGAAGAAGAGCATCGCCGAGATCCTCAAGCGTGAAGGCTACATCGCCGACGTGCGTACCGAAGAGGTGCTGGGCAAGCCCTCAATCATCCTGGCCCTCAAGTACGACCGTGATCGCACGCCGGCTTTCCGTAAGCTGCGTCGCGTATCGCGGCCCGGTCGCCGGGTGTACGTGGGGCACAACGAGATCCCGCGTGTCATGAGCGGCCTGGGGATGTCCATCCTCAGCACCTCTCATGGCCTGATGACGGATCGCGAGGCTCGCAGCCGCAAGGTTGGTGGCGAGCTCCTGTGCGAGGTGTACTGA
- the rpsQ gene encoding 30S ribosomal protein S17, with amino-acid sequence MNKTVVVEVTRFKMHPMYKKYVRVRKKYKAHDENNEFKTGDRVEITEHRPLSKEKRWKVTKLIERPVQE; translated from the coding sequence ATGAACAAGACTGTCGTCGTCGAGGTGACCCGCTTCAAGATGCACCCGATGTACAAGAAGTACGTTCGCGTACGGAAAAAGTACAAGGCGCACGATGAGAACAACGAGTTCAAGACCGGCGATCGCGTCGAGATCACTGAGCACCGCCCGCTCTCCAAGGAGAAGCGCTGGAAGGTGACCAAGCTGATCGAGCGCCCCGTTCAGGAGTAG
- the rplP gene encoding 50S ribosomal protein L16: MLSPKRTKFRKQQKGRNRGTAWKGSDVSFGDFGLQAVGAAYLTARQIEAGRMAITRHVKRQGKLFIRVFPDKPVTKKPLEVRMGSGKGSVDHWVAPVKPGRVLFEISGVPEDMARIAFERAASKLPVACRFLARGVL; this comes from the coding sequence GTGCTTTCTCCGAAGCGCACCAAGTTTCGCAAGCAGCAGAAGGGCCGCAACCGCGGTACCGCGTGGAAAGGCAGCGATGTGTCTTTCGGCGACTTCGGGCTGCAAGCAGTAGGCGCCGCCTACCTGACCGCGCGTCAGATCGAGGCTGGCCGTATGGCGATCACCCGTCACGTGAAGCGTCAAGGCAAGCTCTTCATCCGCGTCTTCCCCGACAAGCCTGTCACGAAGAAGCCGCTCGAAGTCCGCATGGGTTCCGGTAAGGGCTCCGTGGATCATTGGGTCGCTCCAGTGAAGCCGGGTCGCGTGCTGTTCGAGATCAGCGGCGTGCCGGAAGACATGGCTCGGATCGCGTTCGAGCGCGCAGCTTCCAAGCTGCCGGTCGCGTGCCGATTCCTCGCTCGTGGGGTGCTGTGA
- a CDS encoding type Z 30S ribosomal protein S14, producing the protein MARASQWAKLNREPKFKVRFVNRCRVCGRSKAVYRDFNLCRICFRQMALRGELPGVTKASW; encoded by the coding sequence ATGGCACGCGCTAGTCAGTGGGCAAAGTTGAACCGCGAACCGAAGTTCAAGGTGCGGTTCGTCAATCGTTGCCGCGTGTGTGGACGGTCCAAGGCGGTCTACAGAGACTTCAACCTTTGCCGCATCTGCTTTCGGCAGATGGCGCTCCGTGGGGAGCTGCCGGGCGTAACCAAGGCAAGCTGGTAA
- the rplX gene encoding 50S ribosomal protein L24, with protein sequence MQRLRVGDDVIVTSGNNKGRRGRIKQLRGDRVVIEGVNLIKRHMKATPNQPGGILEVEAPIHASNVMLIDPESDKPTRVRSSEQDGKKVRVAVKSGKEIAEPVKS encoded by the coding sequence ATGCAGCGGCTCAGAGTCGGTGACGACGTGATCGTCACCAGCGGAAACAACAAGGGACGTCGCGGCCGCATCAAGCAGCTGCGCGGTGATCGTGTGGTGATCGAGGGAGTGAACCTCATCAAGCGCCACATGAAGGCCACCCCGAACCAGCCCGGCGGCATCCTCGAAGTCGAGGCGCCGATTCATGCCAGCAACGTGATGCTGATCGATCCCGAGAGCGACAAGCCAACGCGCGTTCGCTCCTCGGAGCAAGACGGCAAGAAGGTCCGCGTCGCGGTGAAGAGCGGCAAAGAGATTGCGGAGCCAGTCAAGTCATGA
- the rplN gene encoding 50S ribosomal protein L14: protein MIQALSILDVADNSGAKRVQCIKVLGGSGRRYAKVGDIIVVSIKEAMPGSKVKKGDRAKAVVVRTAREHRRPDGSYIKFDGNSAVLINAQKEPVGTRIFGPVARELRHKRFMKIISLAPEVL from the coding sequence GTGATTCAGGCACTCAGCATTCTCGACGTCGCCGACAACTCTGGCGCCAAGCGCGTCCAGTGCATCAAGGTCCTCGGCGGCTCCGGTCGTCGTTACGCCAAGGTGGGCGACATCATCGTGGTCTCCATCAAGGAAGCCATGCCCGGCAGCAAAGTGAAGAAGGGTGATCGCGCCAAAGCGGTCGTCGTTCGCACCGCGCGCGAGCACCGTCGTCCCGACGGCAGCTACATCAAATTCGACGGCAACAGCGCCGTTCTAATCAACGCGCAGAAGGAGCCCGTTGGCACCCGTATCTTCGGACCGGTCGCCCGTGAGCTTCGTCACAAGCGCTTCATGAAAATCATCTCCCTCGCTCCGGAGGTGCTGTGA
- the rplE gene encoding 50S ribosomal protein L5: MSEQATTARLRTKYDKEVVPALMKRFEYQNIHQVPRLEKIVVNMGLGAAVGNPKVIDSAVEEVRKITGQQPVVTRAKKSIAGFKLRENMPIGVKVTLRKDRMWEFMDRLLSLALPRVRDFRGTSPRAFDGAGNYTLGLKEQIIFPEIDFDKVDSVKGMNVTFVTTANTNEEAKELLDLFGMPFRK; the protein is encoded by the coding sequence ATGAGCGAGCAAGCAACCACTGCGCGCCTGCGGACCAAGTACGACAAGGAAGTCGTACCCGCATTGATGAAGCGCTTCGAGTACCAGAACATCCACCAGGTGCCCCGCCTCGAGAAGATCGTGGTGAACATGGGCCTGGGTGCAGCGGTCGGTAACCCCAAGGTCATCGACTCTGCAGTGGAGGAAGTTCGCAAGATCACCGGGCAGCAGCCCGTAGTGACCCGCGCCAAGAAGTCGATCGCTGGATTCAAGCTCCGCGAGAACATGCCGATTGGCGTCAAGGTTACCCTGCGGAAAGACCGTATGTGGGAGTTCATGGATCGCCTCTTGAGTTTGGCGCTCCCCCGCGTTCGCGACTTTCGCGGCACCAGCCCTCGCGCCTTCGATGGTGCGGGCAACTACACGCTCGGTCTCAAGGAGCAGATTATCTTCCCCGAGATCGATTTCGACAAAGTGGACTCTGTTAAGGGCATGAACGTCACCTTCGTGACGACTGCGAACACGAATGAGGAAGCCAAGGAGCTCCTCGACCTGTTCGGCATGCCTTTCCGGAAGTAA